The following proteins come from a genomic window of Candidatus Thiodiazotropha sp. CDECU1:
- a CDS encoding class I SAM-dependent methyltransferase, translating into MRDNKSLNLGSCQQKQLQNWFASDLGRLLAEQEAECLDSRVATLFGYHVVQLGLPYDNQDLLKQSPARNRVVMGIGGDSSGVGLRAQSHRLPFASDSVDGMVLPHTLDFAADPHQVLREVERVLIPQGKVLLSGFNPWSQWGLWRLLHLRSTSVPWCGHFFSGKRIQDWFSLLGFELEEVVYLHYRPPVSHLPIMQRLAFMEGIGEKIYPRLAGVYVILAVKREVIVTPLRSKWRVKKRVLPTAAEPTMRNSDGSSCRNI; encoded by the coding sequence ATGAGAGACAATAAGTCGTTGAATTTGGGATCTTGTCAGCAGAAACAACTACAAAACTGGTTTGCGAGTGATTTGGGCAGGCTATTGGCTGAGCAGGAGGCAGAGTGTCTGGATTCCCGGGTTGCCACCCTGTTTGGCTACCATGTGGTGCAGCTGGGGCTCCCCTATGACAATCAGGATTTACTCAAGCAGAGTCCGGCCCGCAACCGGGTTGTCATGGGGATCGGGGGGGATAGCTCGGGGGTAGGTCTGCGAGCCCAAAGCCATCGCCTGCCCTTTGCCAGCGACAGTGTGGATGGGATGGTGTTGCCCCATACCCTCGATTTTGCTGCCGATCCCCATCAAGTCCTGCGGGAGGTGGAACGTGTGTTGATCCCTCAGGGTAAGGTGCTGCTGAGTGGTTTCAATCCCTGGAGTCAATGGGGCCTGTGGCGTCTGTTGCACCTGCGTTCCACCTCTGTTCCCTGGTGCGGGCACTTCTTCAGCGGGAAGCGGATCCAGGACTGGTTCTCATTGCTTGGCTTTGAGTTGGAAGAGGTGGTCTATCTTCACTACCGACCCCCGGTATCCCACCTGCCCATTATGCAGAGACTCGCCTTCATGGAGGGGATTGGGGAAAAGATCTATCCAAGGCTTGCTGGTGTATATGTCATACTCGCGGTCAAGCGGGAGGTTATCGTGACACCGCTGCGCTCAAAATGGCGGGTGAAAAAACGGGTCCTGCCCACCGCAGCAGAACCCACGATGAGAAATTCAGATGGCTCAAGTTGTAGAAATATATAG
- the dnaQ gene encoding DNA polymerase III subunit epsilon yields the protein MRQIVLDTETTGLEPEQGHRIIEIGCVEMVDRRLTGNNFHQYLQPDREIDFAAIEVHGITNEFLEDKPRFGDVAQDFIDYVSGAELIIHNAPFDVGFLDHELGLMQSLARIDGLCAVTDTLVMAKKMHPGQRNSLDALCKRYDIDNSHRELHGALLDAEILADVYLMMTGGQASLVLDGVATDEFGDNSADTIQRLPSNRPALKVVHANQQELEAHQLQLDAMGESCVWLKKH from the coding sequence ATGCGACAAATAGTACTGGACACGGAAACCACGGGACTGGAACCGGAGCAGGGCCACAGGATCATCGAAATCGGTTGTGTGGAGATGGTTGATCGCAGGTTGACCGGAAATAACTTCCATCAATATCTGCAGCCAGATCGGGAGATCGATTTCGCAGCCATAGAGGTGCACGGCATCACCAACGAGTTTCTGGAGGATAAGCCCAGGTTTGGCGATGTGGCGCAGGACTTCATCGATTATGTGAGTGGGGCGGAGCTGATCATCCATAATGCCCCCTTCGATGTTGGTTTTCTCGACCATGAATTAGGTCTTATGCAGAGCCTTGCGAGAATCGATGGACTCTGCGCAGTCACCGATACCCTGGTGATGGCGAAAAAGATGCACCCGGGCCAGAGAAACAGCCTTGACGCCCTGTGCAAACGCTACGATATCGATAATTCTCACAGAGAGTTGCATGGCGCGCTTCTGGATGCCGAGATACTGGCCGATGTCTACCTGATGATGACAGGAGGGCAGGCTTCACTGGTATTGGATGGTGTCGCCACCGATGAATTTGGCGATAACTCAGCTGACACTATCCAACGTTTGCCGTCGAACAGGCCGGCGTTGAAGGTCGTTCATGCAAATCAGCAGGAACTCGAAGCCCATCAGTTGCAGTTGGATGCCATGGGTGAGTCTTGTGTCTGGTTAAAAAAGCATTAG
- the rnhA gene encoding ribonuclease HI translates to MAQVVEIYSDGACRGNPGPGGWGVFLRYGRHEKQLFGGEPETTNNRMELLAVIRGLQSLTKKSRVRVTTDSQYVKNGITQWIHNWKRNGWKTTARKPVKNADLWQMLDAEVKRHQVEWAWVKGHSGHPENELADDLANRGIEEILN, encoded by the coding sequence ATGGCTCAAGTTGTAGAAATATATAGTGATGGCGCCTGTCGCGGGAATCCCGGCCCCGGGGGCTGGGGGGTTTTCTTACGCTATGGCCGACATGAAAAACAGCTGTTCGGCGGTGAGCCTGAGACCACCAACAACCGCATGGAGTTGTTGGCCGTCATCCGGGGTTTGCAGAGCCTGACGAAGAAAAGCCGGGTGAGGGTGACCACCGATTCCCAGTATGTCAAAAATGGCATCACCCAATGGATCCACAATTGGAAACGGAATGGTTGGAAAACGACGGCCAGAAAACCGGTCAAGAATGCGGATCTGTGGCAGATGCTGGATGCGGAGGTGAAACGCCATCAGGTAGAGTGGGCCTGGGTCAAAGGTCACTCCGGCCATCCGGAGAATGAGCTGGCGGATGATCTGGCCAACCGGGGGATCGAGGAAATTTTGAACTGA
- the fnr gene encoding fumarate/nitrate reduction transcriptional regulator Fnr, which produces MTNRKVVSFENIKVACKNCSLSTLCLPMGLTPEDIERLDSIIKRGRPYHRGDHLYRGGDKFHSLRVITSGSVKTYSPNEDGGEQVLGFHLPGELIGLDAIQDDNHNCSAIALETTAVCEIPFSQLESLSSIMPSLQHQMYRLLSREIGQETEMLTLLGKKSAEERLATFLLSFSERFKQRGFSASDFFLSMSRHEIGNYLGLAVETVSRLFTRFQDESLLQVERKHVQLLDIPRLYEIVQGTDRAKSTQSRI; this is translated from the coding sequence TTGACGAATAGAAAAGTTGTTTCATTTGAAAATATCAAGGTCGCCTGCAAAAACTGCAGTCTTTCGACCCTTTGCCTCCCCATGGGACTCACCCCTGAAGACATAGAACGCCTGGACTCCATTATCAAGCGAGGTCGCCCCTATCATCGCGGTGATCATCTCTATCGGGGTGGCGACAAGTTCCATAGCCTCAGAGTCATCACCAGTGGCTCGGTCAAAACCTATTCACCCAATGAAGATGGCGGTGAACAGGTACTTGGGTTTCACCTGCCGGGGGAACTGATTGGTTTGGACGCCATTCAGGACGACAACCATAACTGCTCTGCAATCGCCCTTGAGACCACCGCTGTCTGCGAGATCCCCTTCTCTCAACTGGAATCCCTGAGTTCCATCATGCCGAGCCTGCAGCATCAGATGTATCGCCTGCTCAGCCGCGAGATCGGCCAGGAGACAGAGATGCTGACCCTGCTGGGCAAAAAGAGTGCAGAGGAGAGGCTCGCCACCTTCCTGCTCAGCTTTTCCGAACGTTTCAAACAGCGCGGATTCTCAGCCAGTGATTTTTTTCTCAGTATGTCACGCCACGAAATCGGCAACTATTTGGGGCTTGCGGTAGAGACAGTCAGCCGATTGTTCACCCGCTTCCAGGACGAGAGCCTGCTGCAGGTGGAGAGAAAGCATGTGCAACTGCTGGACATCCCCCGCCTGTACGAGATCGTCCAGGGTACAGACCGGGCTAAGTCGACTCAGTCCCGAATCTAA